GTACATCGGGATGCGGCAGATGGCCGAGCGATTACGGGCCGAGTAGGCGAGGGTGACCGGAGCTTCATAGCCGGGCACGAGGCGCTTGTAGGAGTTGTTCGTCGGATTACAGAAGGCGCACAGGGCAGGAGCGTGCTTGAGCAGGCCGCCGATGTACCATAGGCCCATCTGCGAGAGATTGGCGTAGCCGTCGCCCGCCATGAGGGGCTTGCCCTTTTTCCAGAGCGACTGGTGGGTGTGCATGCCTGAGCCGTTGTCTCCGAAGAGCGGCTTGGGCATAAAGGTGGCGGTCTTGCCGGCGCGGTGGGCGACGTTCTTGACCACGTACTTATAGATGCCCATCTGGTCGGCCATCTTCAGCAGCGTGTCAAAGCGCAGGTCGATCTCGCATTGGCCGCCGGTGGCGACCTCGTGGTGCTGGGCCTCGACGTTCAGGCCGAGCTCCTGCATAGTGAGGACCATCTCGTTGCGCAGGTCCATATGGCGATCCGCAGGCGGGACGGGCAGGTAGCCCTCCTTGTGGCGGATCTTATAAGCCTGGTTGGGGAACTCCTCACGCCCGGTATTCCAGATGCCCTCGACAGAATCGACCGCGTAGAAGGATTCGTTAGAGGCGCTGCTGTAGCGGACATCCTCGAAGATGAAGAACTCCGCCTCGGGGCCAAAATAGGCGGCATCGGCGAGGCCGGAGGCCTTGAGGTACTCTTCGGCTTTTTTTGCGATCCCACGGGGGGAGCGGCTGTACGGCTCGCGAGTGATCGGGTCCTCGATGTCGCAGATGAGGCTGAGCGTGGGCACCTCGATAAAGGGATCGATAAAGGCGGTGTCGGCGTCGGGCATGACAAGCATGTCGGAGGCCTCGATGCCCTGCCAGCCGCGAATGGAGGAGCCGTCGAAGCCGAGGCCGTCCTCGAAGAGCTCTTCGTTCAGCTCGGTAACGGGCACAGAGAAATGCTGCCAGCTGCCGTGTATGTCGCAAAATTTAAGATCGATGATCTTGACGTCCTTGGCTTTGGCCAGGGCGAGAACTTCCTTCGGAGTCATGGTCGCGATGGGTTAAGGTTCAGCGGCAATTTATGTTTGCCGGGTACTGATAATTCCCGTTACTGGAAGCACTTTACAAGCCTTTTCACTCTCTCTCGTCCTATGCCGCGCGCCAAGAAAAAGAAAAGCTCCCTGCAATTCCGTGTCTTCATCGTGGGAGAGTTGACCATTTCCAACCTGCTGGATTGGTTTATCACACTCTTATTGGGGGGCATCCTGTGCTTTAACATTGTACAGTTAGGTGGTGTGCGTGCGGAGCCCCAGCTGATGACGGCCTGGATGATCGGTGTTCTGCTGGTTCTGCACGGGCTATGGTTCGCACTTAGCCCACCGGCAGAGGGCTACGGTATCCAGAAAAACGGCCTGTTACTGGTCCCGTTTTTTGCCTACGCATTTCTGCACTGGCTCGTTCTTTCCCCTGTTGGCTGGGAAGCGCGTGGCGACTTCATCATCTTCCTGGAGGCATTCATCCTGTTCTGGATTGCCGTGCATAACATGCGTAAACGTCAGCACGTCTGGCTCTTGTTCGCTATCGTGTGTTTCTGCGCGACGTTTACGATCCTGCCCGCCTTTAACCAGACGATGCGGCGGCCAGAGTGGGGGCCTCCGGTTCTCAATCCGATGGATGGCGCACGCTATACGGTTGGCATGGACCCCGTGTTTTATGGGCGTGCCGCAGGAACGATGGGGGCTCCAACCGCCTTTGCTGGCCTCATGCTGTTGATCCTCGGGCCGCTCCTGGTGGGGGCGTTCTGCCGTCGCCTGTCGCCCCCCGTCCGCGTGCTGTGCTTTTTCTTCAGCCTGATGGCTATGTTTGCGATCACGCTGACGCAGAGCCTGACCTCCATGCTCGCGATGACGGGGTGTTTGTTAATGGCTCCGTTTTTACTGGCGACCCGCCCCAAGTGGAAAATGTACGCATTTTTGGGTGCGATTCTCGCCCCTCTTGCCGGCTTCACTTATCTGTATTTTGCCAAGCCGGAGTTTAATGCGTATCTGATGGGGATCCTGCAGGGTGATTTCTTCGACGCTCGACCGGCTCTGTGGGGAGCAGCGCTGCATAATTTCCTGGCCCATCCGATTTTCGGGCAAGGCATGAGCAGCTTTGGGTGGCTCTTTGAGGCCCAGCGCCCTGAAGGCTACAACTTCAACCCAGCCTATGCTCACAGTGCCTACCTGAACTTCCTGGCAGACTTTGGGGTCATCGGTGCGCTGCTGCTGATACCGATCGTTTGGATGATCCTGCAAGCTTCACGTACGCTGGCAGCGCAGCCGAGATACGTGCTACTGGAGCATCCCGGCAAGCGTAAGGTCGTCCCGAACAAGCGGATGTTTCTGACCGCTGTTTTGATGGCTTTCCTGCCCTTTGCCATCCAGCTGCTTTTCGAGTTTAATCTGCGCATCCCGGCCTTGCTGTTTATTGCATCGGTGTACTTGGCGATCATGGTCAAATGCCTGCCCACGTATATCTATACGCTTAAGGCGAACAAGCTGTCGGGGCTGGTCTATATTTCGATCTCGATTGGGCTGACGGTCTTTCTGCTGGGTATATCCAGCCGTTATCTGCTGGCGCAGTCGTACGCCTTCGAAAGCGAGCGTCAACTGGACCTGGCCGCCCAAGCGCTTCAGGAGCGCAAGGGGCTGGACCCCATCGCGATGGAGGACACCCTCTTTTTCTGCCGCGAAGCCGCAGAGCTGGAGCCGAACAACCCAAGAATCCTGACAAATCTCGCGCGCATCATCAATACGCAGCAATTCCTTTATCCATCTCAACATGAAGCTCTGGGTGAGGAAGCGACCGAATTGGCGAAGCAGGCACTCGAGATCAGCCCCGAATACCTGCAGGCATGGCTGGCTCTGGGGACGGCCCGGTGGATGGCGGGCGACTTTGATGGGGCTGGTGAGGCCTACAGGCAGGCGACTGTGGTGGCTCCCAACAATCCAATCGCATGGTACTACCTGGCCGCCTGGCTCAATCTCGATAACGACCGCCGCAAGGAGGCGCTTCAAGCGGTAGAGCGCTCTCTCGAACTCAATCCGGATAACTCTGCGGTGCAAAGCCTCCGGCTGAAAATCCTCATTCCCTAATCTCATGAGAATACCTACGATTTGCCTACTGCTGATGGGTATGCCTATCTGCCATGCGGTGGAGCAGGCGGATGCCCCACGGGAGGAAACAGCTCCCGCGACCAGCTCGCATCCTGAGGCCACGCGGACAAAATCCATGGGGCCGGATGTTAAACTGGCCAACCCTCTGCGCTACCGCCCGCCGCCAGTCCCGCTAAGCAGCCTTCCCCGGGTCACCCCCAATAAGGGAGTCGGCCCAAACGTACGCGTCCTGCACTACCGGGAATCCGAGGACGAGACCTTGACGCCGCCAACATCGGCCAAGTAAGTTTCAGGGAGCAAACCCGCCCCCGCATCCGAGCCTATAACGCTACATGGCATCCTCTCACGCCAGTCACCTAAAGCTCTTTCTCGTCATGGCCCCGGTCGTGTGCCTGTGGCTGGCCCTCAGCGAATGGGAGCCGCTGGAGCCGATCTTTCGCCCGCTGGAAAACCTGGCCATGGACTGGCGTTTTCAGGTGCGCGGAGAGGAACCGGTTCCGGAGGCCAACGTCGTGTATGCCAATGTGGACTCCGCTACGGCTGCGACATGGGGAGAGCGTCCGTATCCCCGCCGTAAATACGCTCAGTTGGCGCGCGTACTGTTCGAGCACGGCAAGGCCAGCGCGGTCGGCTTCGACTTTGTATTTTCTCCGCAGGCGCACTCGGCGATGGTGTCACAGGAGGCCATCGTGGAGAACGACCTCATCCTCGCCCAGCTTGCCGAGCTTTACCCGAATACCGTGTTTGCGGGCTTTTACAGCGGCAGCCTGCTCCCGTTGACAGTCCCTGATCGCAAGAAAGACCGCAGTGTCGTCCTCATTGAGGAGAAGACACGCAGCTTTCCCTATCTGCGGAATGCCTCAGGGCAGGGCAGTGGCGACACCTTCCCGGAGATGCCCAGCTACCCGATCATCGGCGGCCTGGGCATGGGGAATGTGGGCCTGATCGACATGGACCTGCAGCGCAATGCCGGCCCGGTCCAGCGCTGGGTGCCGCTGTTTTCACAGGCACAGGGACCCTATGAAACGCTTAATCTGCTCGACGGATTCTACTCGCATTCGGGTCTGAGCAAGGAGGAATCCAACGATCTGGTTGATGAGCTGGACGGCAAGGTTTTCCTCTTCGACCAAGACTTTAACCAGATCAACACCCTCCCGGCCAAAACGGACCGGACCTTTTACACCATGTCGCTGAAGCTGGCCCTGCTGGAAATGGGCCTCGAAGAGGATGCGGTCATCGTGGAGGGCGAAACGCTCCGGGTGCTCAATGATGAGGGCGAGCCCGTCATCGAAGCTCCGCTAACTGACGAGCAGGTCGTCGAGGTCAACTGGTTCTCACGCTGGGAAAACCGTGAACTCAATCCTGCTGCCAGCGCCAAGGTCATCCTGGAGCAGGCCTACAACCTGGAGAGCGCGACCGGTCCCGATGCCGAGGAGCTGAAGGAGCGGGCCCGCGAGTTCTTTAAGATGTTCAACGGTGCGGTGGTGCTCGTCGGCCCGACTGACGAGGCCATGCAGGACCTCGCCCCGACGCCGTTTGACTCTACGCCGGTCCCTAAGGTCAGCGTCCACGGTAATCTCTACAAAACACTCGTCAGCGGCCTGTACATCGAGCGCCTGCCACGCTGGGCGGATATTGCGCTGCTGTTAGGGCTGACGGCCCTCGTCGCGCTTCCGGGCACCTACACCGGTAAGCATGGCCTGTGGGCAAAGATAGCCGGTCTCGTCGTGCTGGGGCTGTACGTCGTGGCCGTTTTCTGGGCGTTCAGCAGCCTGCAGTTAGTGTTGCCGCTGATTGCCCCCGTGGCCTGTGCGGTCACGACAACAACGGCTGGCGCGGTCTATCGGCTGTTTATCGAGGAACGCCAAAAGGGCCGCATCAAGGGGATGTTTGGCACCTACCTTTCGCCCCAGTTGGTGGACCGCATGGTGGAGTCCGGCGAGGAGCCACAACTGGGGGGCGTCGATGAGACGATCACGGCCTTTTTCAGCGATATTCAGAGCTTCTCCAGTTTCTCCGAGCTGCTTGAGCCACGTAAGCTCGTCGAGCTCATGAACGAGTACCTGACGGCGATGACCGACATCGTCCAGGAGGAGGGCGGCACGCTGGACAAATATATCGGCGATGCCATGGTCGCGATGTTTAACGCGCCCATCCACATCGAGCACCACGCCTGGCAGGCCTGCCGGGCCGCCGCGCGCATCCAGCAGCGCCAGGCAATCCTGCGTGAGCAGTGGGCCGCCGAGGGCGACAAGTGGCCGCCCATCGTCTCGCAGATGCGCACGCGTATCGGCCTGAATACCGGGCATGCCACCGTCGGTAACATGGGCTCGATCACGCGGTTTAACTACACCATGATGGGCGACACGGTGAACCTCGCCGCTCGCTGTGAAAGTGGTGCAAAGTCCGCAGGCGCCTTTACGCTGGTCAGCGAGCAGACCCGTAATGAGGCCCTCGCGGTCAGCGACGCAATATTGTTCCGCTTCATCGATAAGTGGCAGGTCAAGGGGCGCACGCAGCCGGTCTCGATGTACGAGGTGGTTGGCTTCCGCTCCGACCTGAAGCAAGCGGCACTGGACGCCGTCGGCCTGTACGAAGAAGCCCTCCAGCGGTACTTCAGCCGCGACTGGGACGCCGCTGCCGCCGGCTTTGAAAAGGCCTCGCACCTGGAGCTATTCCAGCCGGGGAAGGACCCGGGCGTGTTCCTGAACCCGAGCTTGGCTATGGTGGCACGCTGTGCCCAGATGAAAGACAATC
This genomic interval from Ruficoccus sp. ZRK36 contains the following:
- the glnA gene encoding type I glutamate--ammonia ligase; the protein is MTPKEVLALAKAKDVKIIDLKFCDIHGSWQHFSVPVTELNEELFEDGLGFDGSSIRGWQGIEASDMLVMPDADTAFIDPFIEVPTLSLICDIEDPITREPYSRSPRGIAKKAEEYLKASGLADAAYFGPEAEFFIFEDVRYSSASNESFYAVDSVEGIWNTGREEFPNQAYKIRHKEGYLPVPPADRHMDLRNEMVLTMQELGLNVEAQHHEVATGGQCEIDLRFDTLLKMADQMGIYKYVVKNVAHRAGKTATFMPKPLFGDNGSGMHTHQSLWKKGKPLMAGDGYANLSQMGLWYIGGLLKHAPALCAFCNPTNNSYKRLVPGYEAPVTLAYSARNRSAICRIPMYSTSPKAIRVEFRCPDPSANPYLAFAALLMAGLDGIENKIDPGSPVDKNLYDLPPEEAAKLSYVPDSLRGSLEALKADQEFLLKGEVFTEDFIKNYIKLKSAEYDEIRLRPHPHEYSMYFDV
- a CDS encoding O-antigen ligase family protein, giving the protein MPRAKKKKSSLQFRVFIVGELTISNLLDWFITLLLGGILCFNIVQLGGVRAEPQLMTAWMIGVLLVLHGLWFALSPPAEGYGIQKNGLLLVPFFAYAFLHWLVLSPVGWEARGDFIIFLEAFILFWIAVHNMRKRQHVWLLFAIVCFCATFTILPAFNQTMRRPEWGPPVLNPMDGARYTVGMDPVFYGRAAGTMGAPTAFAGLMLLILGPLLVGAFCRRLSPPVRVLCFFFSLMAMFAITLTQSLTSMLAMTGCLLMAPFLLATRPKWKMYAFLGAILAPLAGFTYLYFAKPEFNAYLMGILQGDFFDARPALWGAALHNFLAHPIFGQGMSSFGWLFEAQRPEGYNFNPAYAHSAYLNFLADFGVIGALLLIPIVWMILQASRTLAAQPRYVLLEHPGKRKVVPNKRMFLTAVLMAFLPFAIQLLFEFNLRIPALLFIASVYLAIMVKCLPTYIYTLKANKLSGLVYISISIGLTVFLLGISSRYLLAQSYAFESERQLDLAAQALQERKGLDPIAMEDTLFFCREAAELEPNNPRILTNLARIINTQQFLYPSQHEALGEEATELAKQALEISPEYLQAWLALGTARWMAGDFDGAGEAYRQATVVAPNNPIAWYYLAAWLNLDNDRRKEALQAVERSLELNPDNSAVQSLRLKILIP
- a CDS encoding adenylate/guanylate cyclase domain-containing protein — translated: MASSHASHLKLFLVMAPVVCLWLALSEWEPLEPIFRPLENLAMDWRFQVRGEEPVPEANVVYANVDSATAATWGERPYPRRKYAQLARVLFEHGKASAVGFDFVFSPQAHSAMVSQEAIVENDLILAQLAELYPNTVFAGFYSGSLLPLTVPDRKKDRSVVLIEEKTRSFPYLRNASGQGSGDTFPEMPSYPIIGGLGMGNVGLIDMDLQRNAGPVQRWVPLFSQAQGPYETLNLLDGFYSHSGLSKEESNDLVDELDGKVFLFDQDFNQINTLPAKTDRTFYTMSLKLALLEMGLEEDAVIVEGETLRVLNDEGEPVIEAPLTDEQVVEVNWFSRWENRELNPAASAKVILEQAYNLESATGPDAEELKERAREFFKMFNGAVVLVGPTDEAMQDLAPTPFDSTPVPKVSVHGNLYKTLVSGLYIERLPRWADIALLLGLTALVALPGTYTGKHGLWAKIAGLVVLGLYVVAVFWAFSSLQLVLPLIAPVACAVTTTTAGAVYRLFIEERQKGRIKGMFGTYLSPQLVDRMVESGEEPQLGGVDETITAFFSDIQSFSSFSELLEPRKLVELMNEYLTAMTDIVQEEGGTLDKYIGDAMVAMFNAPIHIEHHAWQACRAAARIQQRQAILREQWAAEGDKWPPIVSQMRTRIGLNTGHATVGNMGSITRFNYTMMGDTVNLAARCESGAKSAGAFTLVSEQTRNEALAVSDAILFRFIDKWQVKGRTQPVSMYEVVGFRSDLKQAALDAVGLYEEALQRYFSRDWDAAAAGFEKASHLELFQPGKDPGVFLNPSLAMVARCAQMKDNPPPEDWDGVYIMKTK